From one bacterium genomic stretch:
- a CDS encoding diaminopimelate epimerase, translating to MNKIKFAKMSGTGNDFIVFDNRTGIFKGDEQRFFENICKRRFSIGADGVILVQNGKNTPVEMSYFNSDGRHAAMCGNGARCAARFAFEKGIVNQRQFDIEVAGAVYSANVGEESVSVLFGSLSGYNSDIDIEIEQEWKIGGFVISGVPHLVIFVPDINRVDVDKYGRTYRQSPIFENGANINFVQKSGESSIKVRTYERGVEGETLSCGTGSVAS from the coding sequence ATGAATAAAATAAAATTTGCAAAAATGTCAGGTACCGGCAACGATTTCATTGTGTTTGATAATCGTACAGGCATCTTTAAAGGAGATGAACAGAGGTTTTTTGAAAATATCTGCAAGAGAAGATTTTCTATCGGAGCTGACGGTGTTATACTTGTTCAAAACGGAAAGAATACACCTGTTGAAATGTCATATTTTAATAGTGACGGCAGGCATGCTGCTATGTGCGGAAACGGAGCGAGGTGTGCTGCAAGGTTCGCTTTTGAGAAAGGTATTGTGAATCAAAGGCAATTTGACATTGAAGTTGCGGGAGCTGTTTATTCGGCAAATGTTGGGGAAGAATCCGTTTCTGTTTTGTTCGGTTCTCTGTCAGGCTATAATTCTGATATAGACATTGAGATAGAACAGGAATGGAAGATAGGAGGATTTGTAATTTCAGGAGTGCCTCATTTAGTCATTTTTGTTCCGGATATTAATAGAGTTGATGTTGATAAATACGGCAGAACATACAGACAGAGTCCTATCTTTGAGAATGGGGCAAATATCAATTTTGTACAGAAATCAGGAGAAAGCAGCATAAAAGTACGTACTTATGAGAGGGGAGTTGAAGGAGAAACTCTCTCCTGCGGTACAGGCAGTGTTGCCTC